Genomic DNA from Limanda limanda chromosome 8, fLimLim1.1, whole genome shotgun sequence:
gTACTTGCGGACACCCTTAACAGCATCTGCTCCACGTCTCTGCTCAGCGTCAATCTCTGACTCAAGCTCGCGCACCTTttggaaaaaagacaaatgcattCACAGTTTATGTTACAAGTGttttgatgtttattttaaactgtgtttatatatgtataattctATCATAATTCCCTTACCCTAGACTCCAGTTTCTGGAGCTGCTTCTTGCCACCCTTCATGGCCAGGTTCTCAGCCTCATCCAGGCGGTGCTGCAGGTCCTTAACAGCAACCTCCaggttcttcttcatcctctccaggTGAGAGCTAGTAtcctgctccttcttcagctcctcagccaTCATCGCAgcctggaaaacacaatatttggtTTAGAAATGTCAAAAATCAATGAGTAAAAAGTATTGATAATAAGTAAAAACTTAAGCGTACATCAGTGATGGCTTTCTTAGCCTTATCCTCTGCATTCCTTGCTTCCTGAACAGTGTCATCAACTTCACTCTGGACCTGAACCAGGTCAGACTCAAGCTTCTTCTTGGTGTTCAGAAGGCTTGTGTTCTAAAGGATGACAAAATGAAGTTTCTTAAGTTATcaacatttcatgttgtttaacGTTTCATTGGTTTTATATATTGAGGTACTGTATATTTGTTCACCTGAGAGTGCAGCAGTCCAACACGCTCACTGGCATCTACCAGCTCCTGTTCAGCGACTTTGcgacctctctctgtctgttccagAGCCACTCTAAGTTCCTCAATTTCAGCCACCATCAGACCGTTCCTGCGATCCACCATAGCAGCTTGTTCCTTAAGGTCCTCCGCGGCTCTGACAGCGTCATCAAGGTGCAGTTGAGCATCCTGGTGAAATGATAGCAGGAAAATATAcgaatgaaacacaaaatggaCTGTAGGTGCACACACTATACTGTAGTTTGTACAACAGCAGTATGTCTGACAATACCTTCAGCTGTGCCTGCACAttcctcagctgcttctggGACTCAGAAGCCTGGCGATTGGCATGGCTCAGCTGAATCTCCATCTCATTCaggtctccctccatcttcttcttgattCTCAGGGCATCATTCCTGCTCCTGACCTCAGAATCCAGAGAGCTCTGCATAGAGTCAGTCACCCTCTGGCTGTTTCTCTTGATCTGCTCCATCTCCTCATCTTTTTCTGACAGTTTCCTGTCCACCTCACCCTTGATCTGGTTGAGCTCCAGCTGAACACGCAGGATTTTAGACTCTTCATGTTCCAGAGTTCCCTGATGACATCATAGAGTAAGATTTTTGACCTTACCTTCAGGCCTTTTAGCCCGATATACTGCATGGTCCTAgatttgtaatgtttttctcctcagaAAATCTCCCTCgataaaacaaacatacctcagcctcctcaagAGCTGTCTGGATCTCAGatttctctgtctccacctgcttCTTTGACTTCTCCAGCTCATGGATGCTCTTGCCAGTCTCACCAATCTGTtcagtgagatcagagatctCCTCTGCAGAAAGACACATAATACATATTGTCAAGCCTGAGATGTAAAATAGGAACACTAACACAAAATGAGTTGAATATAATCAAAGACAATCAGGTAGGAGCTCAACACTAAAGTATGAATACATTATTCTCGTTGTCAGGTGAGAACTCACGCTGCAGGTTCTTGTTTTCACGCTTCATGGTCTCCAGCTGATCCAGAGCTTCCTCATAAGAGTTCTTCATCTTGAACAGCTCAGTGCCGAGAGAACGAGCCTCCTTCAGAGATCCCTCAAGCTCTGACTGACCCTCCTCATACTTCTGCTTCCAGTCTGCCAGCACCTAAATAAGACAATTTATTGTGTTCAGATAGATATTCTGCAAAACAAagacaagtaaaaaaaacttgtaTGAATTGGCCACCTTGTCGaagttcctctgcttcttgtccAGGTTAGCAGCCAGCCCATTAGCCCTCTCCACATCAATCATGAGGTCCTCCACCTcactctgcagcctctgtttgGTTTTCTCCAGAGAAGCACACTTGGAGTTCACAGCCTCAAtctgctcctcagcctcctgAAGACGCTGAGCCAGCTTTTTCCTTTGAAATATTTGCAAattttcaatcaataaaaatgtcaatatcTTGTAAACTTTTACAGATATTcttacatatataaaataaactaaagacACCAATGTGATGTTGCACAGCTAAATGTACAAACTATATGCAAAGAAAATATCGggtaatttaatttgaatgttaCTCACTTGGACTCCTCAAGCTCCTCAGTGCGCTGAATAGCATCAGTTTCATACTTAGTTCTCCACTGAGCCACCTCACTGTTGGCCTTGGACATTCCACGCTGCAACTCAGCCTtagcctcctgctcctcctcaaacTGTTCCCTCAGCAGGTCACAGTCGTGGCGGGCTGATTGCAGTCCATGGGCAAGAGCATTCTTGGCCTAGAATAAGAAATATTATTGAATGTGTAAAACTTTTAAATCTCATTCAACGAGGCAAGGACCTGTTCGAGTTTTCTTACCTTAACCTCCTCTTCAATCTGTCTCTTCAGCTCTTCAATCTGTTGAGTGTAGGCCTGTTTGCCTCTGGTCAGCTGGGAGACAAGAGCCTCTTTCTCTTCAATTTGACGGCCGAACTCACCTTGTGTGAAAATTAAGATCAAACATTAGTTTCTTCTCAGTTTCTGTTTGATCTGTGTCAAACTGATGATGGCTGTCATTTGCATACCATTTTCTGTCAGGAGACGGGCTTTCTGTGCACCCAAGTCATTCGCTTGACGAACAGTTTCATCATTCTTGGTCTTCAGTTCACTAAGTTGGTCCTCAAGAGTACGGCACATCTTTTCCAGATTTCCCTTGAGAAAAAagtaacagaaaagaaagatttaattTTTAACACAATTatgtcatttattgtttttttaatgtacaaaaaatgcatttaatactctaatatttcatttattttgtaccTTTGCTTTAGCAACAGCCTCCATGTTGCTGGACAGATCATCAATCTCCATTTTGTAttcactcttttccttttcaagcTTCTGCTTGACACGCTGGAGGTTGTCGATCTGCTCTCCCAGCTCAGCAACGCTGTCAGCCTGCTTCTTGCGAAGAGCGGAAGCAGTGGCTTCATGCTGCAGAGTGGACTCCTCAAGGTCCCGACGGAGCTTCTGGAACTCAGCTTCCCGCTTCTTGCTCATCTcaatctgagcagcagtggcacctccagcctcctctaGCCTCTCACTGATCTCCTCAAGTTCCCTGGAGAGGTCAGCCCTCTGCTTCTCAACCTTGGCACGAGCAGCACGCTCAGCctcaatctcctcctccagttcctcaATACGGGCCTGTTTCAAGTGTAGATTTTATTGTTTAGTGAAcattaaatgtgaaacacaaaaacttGAAAGCATGTTGTGCTTTGTTTAAAGCAATATGTTGATTACCTGAAGCTCCTTGATCTTCTTTTGAAGCTGAGATCCCATAGACTGCTCATCCTCAATCTTGCTCAGGAGTTGGCTGATTTCAAAGTCTTTCCTGTGAGAGCAACAAAGTTCACAGTAAGAGTTCATTCATGCTATTGAATATTACTAGAAACATGATGGTAATTTGTAATAGGGAGGGAAACAAAATTCAGATACTTTTTCCCTTTCTCATCAGACTGCTGCTTGTCATTCTCAAGATCCATTATGGATTCCTGGGCCAGTTTCAGATCTCCCTCGAGCTTCCTCTTGGCTCTCTCAAGGTCCATACGCAGTTTCTTCTCTTGTTCCAGAGAACCCTCAAGCTGAACATTGAGACATTGAGATTGTAATATTATGCTAAAGAATCTTGTTTTGCCAACCTAAGTGACTTTGTAAACTTACATCATCAACTTGCTGCTCAAGCTTTGTCTTGGCCTTGGTCAGAGTGTTGACTTTGTCTTCCTCAGCCTGCAGGTCATCAAGAGTCTGTTGATGAGCCTCCTGAAGGGCTTTCTTCTCCTTGCTCAGCTTAGCAATGCTCTCATCTTGAGAGGCCATCTCCTCTGTCAGGTTCTTAACCTATGTTTGCaagtaaaatgttattaaacacaTAGCAACCATGAATTTACTTGATATgctacacatttttaaatttacgAACCTTGTTCTCAGTGgcatgtttctctttctccaccttgGCCAATGTAAGCTCCAGATCGTCAATATCCTTCTTGAGCTCAGAACATTCATCTTCCAGCTTTCTCTTTTTAGCAGTAAGCTCAGCATtcatttcctcttcatcctcaagtctctcagttgtttctttgagtttggCCTCAAGCTGAATCTTGCTCTTGATAAGTCCCTCACATCTTTCCTCAGCATCTGAGAGAttatctccttcctgtgtcattGTATGAACACATCAAGTGTGAGCCCATCATTATTTGACGCACAACACATGAACAGTTGCAGGTACCATCTGAATTTACTTACGGATGCCACTTGGAGCTGCAGATCATTCTTCTCTTGCAGAAGAGACACCATCTTCTCCTCTAGTTCCTTCTTCTTGGCCAGGGCAGTAGCCAAGTCAGTTGTCATCTTATCATAGTTTTCCTTCATTTTAGACAGCTCCTTCTCAGTTTCAGcactctgcagcagaggctTGATCTTGTAGTAAACCTTCATCCATGGCCAATGTTTGACATTCATGAATGAGCGCACGTTGTACTGGATGGTGTACACGGCTTCCCTGTGAAGGAGAAATTGTTTTCATGAGAATTTTCGAAAAATTTTCATCCCATGTCTTTCTGTCCagaatttattgttttcaacaTGCCTCCTCTCCATCATCTTCATAAACTCCTTTCTCATGAGGTAAGCACGGCAGAGAGCTTGAGTCATTGTGACCAGAGCTGCAAGcttttcatctctcatctcctcaaggGTACCCAACAGACCAGCTTTGAAGAACACctgaataaacagaaaatataaattaactTTCAGGTATCCTAACTTGTTCAACACTCACAAGGCAAAGATGCGTTATAAATGTACACATAAGATAGACGCTTTGAAACTATTCCATTGATGAGTAATTGCTCCAGGTACATGGTCTAATTTTACACCAAATTActtcaaacatttaataaacgTTGAGGTACAATGCTGAttatcagacaaacaaacaaaatgaagaagaaaaatcaacCTCCTTTGTAATTATACCAACAATAAACAAGGGAGCATGGTTCTTACCTTTGTGTGTCCAAATCTGTACTCGTCATGATTAACATCAATCGATCCAAGCAGCTTTTCTGAAGCCTTCTTGTTGTCAATGAACTGGCCCTCAGGAATGACACTGGCATTCAATACCTTGTACCTTTAACACAAAAGTTATTGGTCTCTGTAAGTATTTTTTGGAGTTTGTGGCAACATTTTTGGACGTCAAAAATATAGTCATTGGTACCTCTGCTTGAAGTCACCATATTGGATTCTGCTGGGGAAACCTTTCCTGCAGATTCTGATACCCTCCAGCACACCGTTACACCTCAGCTGGTGGATGACCAGGAAGTTCTCCATCAGTCCTATTTCATAAGACATTTCATTATTACTTTTGTGAATAGTTATACTCCTCATTGAACCAGCACTGAACTGAAACCAtactaacaaaaaaacatgctaTTCCCCAAAGATTTCAAATCTTACCTGGAGTCTTTGACTCATTGGGAATCAGACAACGCACAAAGTGAGGATGGGTGCTCCTCAAGTTAGTCATCAGCTTGCCCAAGTTTTCCTGTAGATACAAAAGAGTAAGTTAGTTGTGTATAACGTAATGTGTGATGCTATTTCTTAGTTTACAATGCCAAAGCTTACCCTGAACTGTGAAGACACAGTCTGCATAGAGCCTCCCTTCTTCTTGCCTCCCTTCTTTCCAGCCTCTGTTGATCATTTCAAGTAGAATTATTTTTGTGagaaactgaatatatacaGAGACAACTTGCTACATTTGATAAAGAgtaatacaatattaaaatatgttttaattgaCCAGTTAATTGTGTATCATACCCTCAACAATAGGTGGATACAGGCCAGCCAGCAGTTTCACTGATGACTTCTGGTACAGCTGCAGAACAGACTCATTCAGGGGGTCCTTGTTCTTGTCCAGCCATCCAGCGATATTGTAGTCCACTGTACCAGCATAGTGCACCAGGGAGAAGTGGGCCTCAGCCTTGCCCTTTGCAGGTTTTGGCTTctcaaatgctttgtttttgccAAGATGCTGATCATAGAGCTTATTCTTGAAGGATGTGTCATCAGCCTTAGGGAACATGCACTCCTCTTCAAGGATGGAGAAGATGCCCATGGGCTAGATGAAAGTACAGAGAGATAAAGTATATCATTAAGTGACTGGTGTATTTTAGGAGAATTACATACAATAGAATCATAAAATTGGTGTTTACCTTTTCAATCAGCTCAATGCAGGCAGCCAAGTCCATACCGAAGTCAATGAACTCCCAGATAATACCCTCCTTCTTGTACTCCTCTTGCTCCAGGACAAACATGGTGTGGTTGAAGAACTGTTGCAGTTTCTcattggtgaagttgatgcacAGTTGCTCCAAGGTGTTGAACTGTGAGGTGACAAATAATCAGCCTGATTGCTCATAGACAACAGGAAAGGCtttgtcatattttaataataaaatgcacTGTATGACGCTTACATCAAAGATTTCAAAGCCGGCGATATCCAGGACACCAATATAGGAGTTCCTTGACTGCTTAGTGTCCAACATCTGGTTGATACGGACAACCATCCACAAGAACATCCTCTCATAGATGGATTTGGCCAGGGCAGTCACTGAGTTGTTCACCTGAAGAAGAatgtaaaaatagtttttttcctGTACGCTTCTGCATAGTTGTTTTATAAAATCCTGTGCTACTGTATACCCTATATAGGTATAAAACTAGATTTTGGCGATTAAtagtcaataaaaacataacacaCCCAGTACATCTCAATCTCTTTACTTCTCAGGACAGCCTTTGGCCTCAGTTAATGCTCCACCTTGCCATTAGTGCTGTTTATTTATATCATGTTTTGTacaaattacttttttctttgtatttatatatatatgtgtgtgtcattatagAAAAAACTATTCACTAGGATATTTGAAATGAATACTTTATGTTTACCTGAGGTACAGTCTGTCCCTTTGTGACATACTCATTTCCGACCTTCACTCTGGGATAGCACAAACCCTTCAGCATGTCAGCGGAGTTCAGACCCAACAGGTAAGCAACCTTGTCAGCATCTGAAAAtggtttcattatttataatgtagttttgtatatatgtgtgttcatGAAAGACCAAAACCAGTATGACATAGAACTTCTGTTGTTCACTTTGATATGATATCAAATAGTCACCTTCTGTGCCATCGGGTTCAGCCTGCTCCTCacgctgcttttgcttgaactTCATGTTACCATGGTGGATCACAGCACCAGTAAACTTGTAGATGGCCATCTTCTCCTCACCAGTGAAGCCCAAGATATCAATAGCATTCTGTGTTCAgaacataaatattttacaaaacatctCCACTTTGGAAATGTACATTCATAAAATCACTTTCGATATCATACACATCAGATGTATgcaatatgttaaatattaaaacctcGATCACTAACATCAGTAGCTTCCAGCTCAACTTTGTCATCAATGCTGGCCACAGTGATCTGACCCATGCTTATCAAGGGGTAGTCGTAGGGGTTGGTTGTGATGAGTGCCCCCTCTGAAGATTAAAAACGTAATGAagattaaatacagtttttcccGAAAAACAATCAGCATATGTTTAAAATCATGCAATAGCTTAATCTGTTTACCAACTATCCCTGGTATGTGGTCTGTCATCATCTGGTAGAAAATGTGGTAGCCTCTCTCAGCAGAAAGCTGGTATGTCACTCTTGACTTCTCCAGCAGATCTACAAATGTTGATCATCAGTCACAACCTGGTCAGTCCTGAATTCAGTCATCTACACTTGCTATGAGGATTATTACTTACATGTCTCAATGTCAGCACTGGCCAGTTTGCCAGTTGTGCCGAAATGGATTCTGATGAATTTACCCTGTTTAGAAGATTAGAAATTGTTGTAATCTTCCCACATAAACAATGTCTAACAAGAATTTAGTCTATACAAAATAACCCCATACTTACAAAGCGAGAAGAGTTGTCATTCCTCACAGTTTTGGCATTACCATAGGCCTCCAGCAGGGGATTGGCTGCAATAATCTGATCCTCCAGTGACCCCTATAATCCAAGTTttgaaattaaatcagaaaataacCTTCTTTCACGACATATACTCTATTTTTCTTGGACTCAATGCTTTCATCACAACATACCTGAATCTTGCTTGTatccttcttcttttctcctcctgccacTGCGATTGTGGCGAAGTACTGGATGACACGTTTCGTGTTCACAGTCTTTCCAGCACCAGATTCTCCACTGGGTATGAACACAGATTTATAAGAAtatgcttatatatatatatataacatatttgtCTTTCAAAAAAAGTCTACAGATATGAACTTACGTGATCAAGACAGACTGGTTCTCCCTATCTGTGAACATAGAAACCAAATTAATTAATCACACTTCTTTCAGTGAAACATCATTCTGTATACTGTATACAAATTCTACAACATGGACATACCAGTGAGCATGAACTGATAAGCGTTGTCAGAGACGGAGAAGATATGGGGTGGAGCCTCCATACGCTTCTTGCCTCTGTAGGCACTTACAACATCAGCATCGTACACTGGGAGCCATTTGTAAGGGTTAACAGTGGCACAGAACAACCCAGAGTAGGTCTGAAAGTGAACATAGCGATAAACAGTTAACTCCATGTTTAGTTTTGATTTCAGTATATCTTATTGCACTTTAAAGATAGTCTTACGTAGATCATCCATGCTGCATAACGCTCTTTGAGGTTATACAGGACAGAGGCTTCATTGAGATGGGTCATCATGGCCATGTCCTCAATTTTGTCGTACTTGGGAGGGTTCATTTGATGGACGTCTGCTTCTTTATATACCTTCTCCTGCAACAGGACATTGGTTACAATTACAACTGAGAACACATACTTTACTTTCATCTGAGTCTGACCTTATCATACAAACCTCCTGAAGGTCCAGGAGTTTGACGGTGACTTTGCCACCCTCTTTCTTCATGATTGTTCCCTTCAAGTACAGCTCTTTGACATCGGCCACATAGCAGGCAGTCTTGGCATCAAAAGGTGCGCTTTGAGCCTcaagtctctccctctccggcTTACGCAGGTATATGGCTGCTTTGCCATAAATGGCCATCTCCGCGTCCGTACTCATGGTGACAGTTTACTTCTGTGAGGCAATAACAAATAAGagtaatgttatttatttgtgtaaaacCTCCTTTCTTCAGCTGATGTAACTGAACTGAATGAAAAACTGCATTGAACTTTTTAATTAACCTATCTATATTTAACTAATGTCTGGACATCCCCACAAGTGACTTGACCTGTGTTCAGTTAATATTGATCTGAATAACTATAACCTGTACAACTGTTTTAACAAAAACTGGAAAACTTGCAGAAAGCTTTTGTATTAAATGAGTTAaaagttcattaaaaaaacGGTTGCCCTTACCTGACCCTCCCTCTTTGAAGATTGGTTATATTCCACTATCCTGTTGAAATCATAGAACACATTTTCAGTTAATGGCGATAGTGTTAAACCTACATTTGTTAAACAACCACTGCTGATATCTTAGTATTTTAAAGACATTGTCCATAAATATTTAAACGCTGGCTTACTGACAGAAGATGAGTCTACCTCAAGCAGGAGTCTTCGGGGGTCTGCTACCACACTGTTGTGTCCTGTTGGACCCTTTATATTGGAACTGACTTGAAGCTATATATGGGAGTGATGCCAAATAGGGTGTGGATGGGAGTTTCAGTGGACATATATTGAAACAGTCCTCAAACAGTTATTGTTCATACATACCAGCCCATGTTGCCaaattctttatttgtttgtttaacattttatttaaattttaacaATTTTGAAATCTTTTCTTGTCAATCcaaagattttgtttttagCACAACACATAAGAAATACATAGGAGCATAGGTGCACAAGATGCAGTGGTATCTTTTATAATATGAGTTATAGTTGTGTAACATTATTTATAGAAAATATTCTGTTCCCTCTGATCATTTCCCAGTGGCTGCCTTTGGTGTTTTACCCTTGAGTCGATGTGAATGTCACAGCCTGCAAGATCTATTTTCCATTTACCCCCTTACGCACAAATGAAGGAGCAGATATTCTTTAATTTCAATCAAAACAGCTTTATTCACAGGCTCTCATTTCACTCAGGTTTACAAGAGGGACAATCTATAGCATCTTTATGAGCTTCATGTctattttctgcctttttacGAGTTTGAATTCCACCAGTCCTGAGTGTTACCTTTTTGGTTAGAAGGAAGCCAAGTTTTAATAATTTTCAATATCGTAATTTGATCCTAATGTGTAATTGTTATATCTAAAAGCATAACTACAACGTGGATGTTAGTCAAACattgatggggaaaaaaatcccaTCAATGTTTGATTGGGATATTAATGACAATAAAGACAAGTGAAATgtctgtttctgtatttttacaaGTTTTAGTTCCACAACTATAATATAAtagtatatataaaaaaaaaaagctataaTTAACACACATTTGAGTAGCTCAAGCTGCAGGAATGCTTTGAGATCCTGAGGGCcttgacttttgtttttttttaactcaaggTTAGGAATCTATATTTACTGCAAAGAATGGAAGTTGGCAACAGCTGTTGCCCACGGGTGGTGGGTTAAGTATATTGTAGTGCAGTGACACAGGTTAGATTCGGCTTTGATGCAGGATTACTCTCAGTTATTAGTAGAAGaagacttttattctttaatgGCAGCTTGAAATGAAGCTAATATTTTAGATGATTTATAGACTTGTAGTTACAGCtaacttttattctgaagaatgcaaagttttgtgttaaacatgaTTTTCTGAGTTTCAAGTTTTCTCATTCAAGTGTTAAAATTCCTTTCTCAGCAGGTATTAATCTGCATTaatctaaacatttttttttaaatccttcatGGGCAGGTGTGGCTGAGAGGTAgtgcggtcgtcctccaacctgaagtcggtggttcgatccccattCTGAACCATCTgcgtgccaaagtgtccttgggcaagatgctgaaccctgaatggccccccatagaataacaaaagtgctgcaagtagatgcactgtatgaatgtgtgtgtgaatgggtgaatgtgaaactgtactgtaaagcgctttgagtggtcatcatcagactagaaaagcgctatataaatacaataccATTTAAACCAATTATTTTGAAGATGACCTTCTGTATAAATATTTGGTTGGCATTAGATCAATTTTAAGGGCTTCATGTGTATTTTCTGCCTGTTTACAAGGTCAAGTTCCACCAGTCCAGAATGTTACTTCTTTggttggaatttaatttaattgggAGTCTAATTCAATATTaatcattgttattatattttgatagtaaatctgacattttatttggaCATATCGTTCTTTGAGTATTTGTATAATTGTAATGATTCTTTTCCAACAAGTCCAAAATATGTTCTTCTGATATTCCAAATAGAGCAGGAATGTAAAGTAATCTTTTCAATGGATTGGTAAACTTAAACAGTAGATGTTTGGTAATATAGTTTCCTTTCAGCAGttgtttttccaaaaaaaggaattTGGTTGCTGCGAAATTCACTGTTAAATGTGTGCCCATGAAATTACGTGAGTAAAACAGTATAGTATATAATAATGCTACCCCACAGAAAAAGCATCATGAATTATTTGAAATAGTTATTTTTGATCCGTCATGGCAAAAGGCTCATACCATATAAAGACAGTTAAGATGAATTTACAGTATATTTTGACAgctgttgatttctttcaaGGTTTATTCAAATCCCAATTGACACATTTGTTGCTGCATTTGTAAGAttctgtaatatatatatacacaatgaaataaatgcTGAATTGTTATTGATACCCTAAATGTCAAAGGTTTTGGAAATGACAACATTGGATTAATATTTTTGGTCATTCGTGACTTCAAGACAGTACCCAGAATGCAATTTATAGTGTATAAAGTGTAGAAGGTTGTCTAACTGTGTGTAGGATGTTTTCTAACTGTGTTGCAAATCATCCATAACTCATTTGCTCTCACAACACACAATGAGTTGTAAATAACACAGAGTAATTTAAGAAGAAAAGGTATTTTATTGTAATATATTTCACATCATATTATATGACTGAAAACAACTCAATAGTCCTTTACTCTGCTGCCTCCTTTCCCTGtaacaagagaaaaagaaatactGAGGTTACATATGTGCAAAGAAACAACACGCTTCATGAATATACAATTTTCGTCTGTTCTGGATTTTATGAATTACTGTGTCTACTCTAAAATTCACCATTACCATGACCGTATAACCATAAATGTGTACTTTGCCAGAGCTTTGATCATGTTCCTTTCAAACACCTTTAacttgcaatttttttttaaaatttgtttacGACAAAGAATTGTATATTTACCTTTCCAGAGTCACGGGTCTTGGCTCTCAGTTTGTTGACCTGGGACTCTGCTATGTCAGCacgctcctcagcctcctccagctcatgcTGGACCTTCCTGCACTTGGACAGGTGGACATTGGCCTGCTCCTCCTGGAAGACAATGCATAGTAAAATGTTTAGATGACCAGCAGATATACTGAAAATGCAATATGACATATCTctaatcatttttaaataaagcttttGCTTACCGCTTCCTCAGACTGCCTCTTGTACGCCTTCACCTTGAGCTGCAACTTGTCAACCAGATCCTGCAGCCTGGCACCGTTTTTCTTGTCCTCTTCAGTCTGTTATACATAGA
This window encodes:
- the LOC133008593 gene encoding myosin heavy chain, fast skeletal muscle-like isoform X1, translating into MSTDAEMAIYGKAAIYLRKPERERLEAQSAPFDAKTACYVADVKELYLKGTIMKKEGGKYVFSVVIVTNVLLQEKVYKEADVHQMNPPKYDKIEDMAMMTHLNEASVLYNLKERYAAWMIYTYSGLFCATVNPYKWLPVYDADVVSAYRGKKRMEAPPHIFSVSDNAYQFMLTDRENQSVLITGESGAGKTVNTKRVIQYFATIAVAGGEKKKDTSKIQGSLEDQIIAANPLLEAYGNAKTVRNDNSSRFGKFIRIHFGTTGKLASADIETYLLEKSRVTYQLSAERGYHIFYQMMTDHIPGIVEGALITTNPYDYPLISMGQITVASIDDKVELEATDNAIDILGFTGEEKMAIYKFTGAVIHHGNMKFKQKQREEQAEPDGTEDADKVAYLLGLNSADMLKGLCYPRVKVGNEYVTKGQTVPQVNNSVTALAKSIYERMFLWMVVRINQMLDTKQSRNSYIGVLDIAGFEIFDFNTLEQLCINFTNEKLQQFFNHTMFVLEQEEYKKEGIIWEFIDFGMDLAACIELIEKPMGIFSILEEECMFPKADDTSFKNKLYDQHLGKNKAFEKPKPAKGKAEAHFSLVHYAGTVDYNIAGWLDKNKDPLNESVLQLYQKSSVKLLAGLYPPIVEEAGKKGGKKKGGSMQTVSSQFRENLGKLMTNLRSTHPHFVRCLIPNESKTPGLMENFLVIHQLRCNGVLEGIRICRKGFPSRIQYGDFKQRYKVLNASVIPEGQFIDNKKASEKLLGSIDVNHDEYRFGHTKVFFKAGLLGTLEEMRDEKLAALVTMTQALCRAYLMRKEFMKMMERREAVYTIQYNVRSFMNVKHWPWMKVYYKIKPLLQSAETEKELSKMKENYDKMTTDLATALAKKKELEEKMVSLLQEKNDLQLQVASEGDNLSDAEERCEGLIKSKIQLEAKLKETTERLEDEEEMNAELTAKKRKLEDECSELKKDIDDLELTLAKVEKEKHATENKVKNLTEEMASQDESIAKLSKEKKALQEAHQQTLDDLQAEEDKVNTLTKAKTKLEQQVDDLEGSLEQEKKLRMDLERAKRKLEGDLKLAQESIMDLENDKQQSDEKGKKKDFEISQLLSKIEDEQSMGSQLQKKIKELQARIEELEEEIEAERAARAKVEKQRADLSRELEEISERLEEAGGATAAQIEMSKKREAEFQKLRRDLEESTLQHEATASALRKKQADSVAELGEQIDNLQRVKQKLEKEKSEYKMEIDDLSSNMEAVAKAKGNLEKMCRTLEDQLSELKTKNDETVRQANDLGAQKARLLTENGEFGRQIEEKEALVSQLTRGKQAYTQQIEELKRQIEEEVKAKNALAHGLQSARHDCDLLREQFEEEQEAKAELQRGMSKANSEVAQWRTKYETDAIQRTEELEESKKKLAQRLQEAEEQIEAVNSKCASLEKTKQRLQSEVEDLMIDVERANGLAANLDKKQRNFDKVLADWKQKYEEGQSELEGSLKEARSLGTELFKMKNSYEEALDQLETMKRENKNLQQEISDLTEQIGETGKSIHELEKSKKQVETEKSEIQTALEEAEGTLEHEESKILRVQLELNQIKGEVDRKLSEKDEEMEQIKRNSQRVTDSMQSSLDSEVRSRNDALRIKKKMEGDLNEMEIQLSHANRQASESQKQLRNVQAQLKDAQLHLDDAVRAAEDLKEQAAMVDRRNGLMVAEIEELRVALEQTERGRKVAEQELVDASERVGLLHSQNTSLLNTKKKLESDLVQVQSEVDDTVQEARNAEDKAKKAITDAAMMAEELKKEQDTSSHLERMKKNLEVAVKDLQHRLDEAENLAMKGGKKQLQKLESRVRELESEIDAEQRRGADAVKGVRKYERRVKELTYQTEEDKKNVSRLQDLVDKLQLKVKAYKRQSEEAEEQANVHLSKCRKVQHELEEAEERADIAESQVNKLRAKTRDSGKGKEAAE